One window from the genome of Magnolia sinica isolate HGM2019 chromosome 4, MsV1, whole genome shotgun sequence encodes:
- the LOC131244084 gene encoding uncharacterized protein LOC131244084 has product MELISYLFEKEADVWRDSVLRTVPEIFVWTWEDFEMRFFQKYSRTYRIEKENEFLHLQQGGMLVAEYENRFIELSRYAPKILADKETRMRCFAEGLRTEIPTKMCCANIRTYVELVEMSLWSEQDGERISRARIQAESRGRTGGQSLSSSGRRVSPNPPPQHMPLPPAHARPDRIKPEDVSKTTFRTSFRHHEYLVMPFRFTNAPAVFMDLMNRVFRPFLYRFVIVFIDDILIYSKSRQEHEEHLQVVLKMLKRNKLYAQF; this is encoded by the exons ATGGAGTTGATATCCTACCTATTCGAGAAGGAAGCTGATGTTTGGCGGGACAGTGTGTTGAGAACGGTCCCTGAAATttttgtgtggacatgggaagaCTTTGAGATGCGGTTCTTCCAGAAGTATTCACGTACCTACCGTATAGAGAAGGAGAACGAATTCTTGCACCTCCAGCAAGGAGGTATGTTGGTGGCCGAATATGAAAATCGGTTCATCGAATTATCTCGTTATGCGCCGAAGATCTTGGCCGACAAAGAGACGCGCATGAGGTGTTTTGCTGAGGGTTTAAGAACCGAGATTCCCACGAAAATGTGTTGTGCAAATATTCGAACTTATGTAGAACTGGTGGAGATGTCCTTGTGGTCAGAGCAGGATGGTGAAAGGATTTCTCGGGCACGTATACAAGCCGAGTCCAGAGGAAGAACAGGAGGACAATCCTTGTCCTCATCAGGAAGAAGAGTGTCACCCAATCCACCTCCCCAGCATATGCCTCTACCACCCGCACACGCTCGTCCTGACCGG ATTAAACCTGAAGATGTGTCAAAGACGACGTTCAGGACCAGCTTTAGGCACCATGAGTACTTGGTTATGCCTTTTAGATTCACAAATGCaccagctgtgttcatggatctaatgaataGAGTCTTCAGGCCGTTCTTATATCGGTTTGTCATCGTGTTCATAGATGACATTCTAATTTATTCTAAGAGTCGCCAGGAACATGAAGAGCATCTACAAGTGGTCCTAAAAATGCTCAAGCGAAACAAGCTATATGCCCAGTtctga
- the LOC131244083 gene encoding putative 12-oxophytodienoate reductase 11, which yields MEANKEEEQDKASTAEIPLLTPYRKGKFNLSHRIVLAPLTRQRSFGNVPQPHAILYYSQRTTRGGFLITEATGVSDTAQGYSDTPGIWTKEQVEAWKPIVKAVHDKGGTFFCQIWHAGRVSNYGFQPNGQAPISCTDKPITPQVGLDGIKEEFSTPRRLQTEEIPGIVDDFRMAARNAIEAGFDGVEIHGANGYLIEQFMKDQVNDRTDEYGGSLENRCRFALQIVEAIVNEIGAERVGLRLSPFSEFMECVDSDPEALGIYMAKSLNRYGICYCHTIEPRMRGLEKLVTPHSLQPMRNAFKGTFIAAGGYNREEGNRAIAGDYADLIAFGRLFLANPDLPRRFELGAPLNKYDRVTFYVPEPVLGYTDYPFLESTTT from the exons ATGGAAGCGAATAAAGAAGAGGAGCAGGACAAAGCATCGACGGCAGAGATTCCTCTACTCACTCCATATCGCAAGGGAAAGTTCAATCTCTCCCACAG gaTTGTACTGGCACCGTTGACAAGACAGAGATCGTTCGGGAATGTACCTCAGCCACATGCCATCTTGTATTACTCACAGCGGACCACCAGAGGAGGGTTCTTGATAACTGAGGCTACCGGCGTTTCGGACACCGCTCAAGG gTACTCGGACACGCCTGGCATTTGGACAAAAGAACAGGTAGAAGCATGGAAACCAATCGTGAAAGCTGTTCATGACAAGGGAGGCACTTTCTTTTGCCAGATTTGGCACGCCGGGAGGGTCTCTAATTACG GCTTTCAACCCAACGGTCAAGCCCCAATATCTTGTACGGACAAGCCGATAACACCTCAGGTTgggctcgatggcatcaaagaagaATTCTCGACTCCCCGTCGATTACAAACGGAGGAGATCCCTGGGATTGTGGATGATTTCAGGATGGCTGCAAGGAATGCCATTGAAGCTG GCTTCGACGGAGTTGAGATCCATGGAGCAAATGGGTACCTGATCGAACAGTTCATGAAAGATCAAGTCAATGACAGAACAGATGAATATGGTGGTAGCTTAGAGAATCGTTGTCGCTTCGCTCTACAAATCGTAGAAGCCATCGTCAATGAGATCGGAGCAGAGAGAGTTGGCCTGAGGCTCTCTCCTTTCTCCGAGTTCATGGAGTGTGTGGATTCCGACCCGGAAGCTCTCGGTATTTACATGGCAAAATCGCTCAATCGATATGGAATCTGCTATTGCCACACGATCGAGCCGAGGATGAGAGGGTTAGAGAAGCTTGTTACTCCCCACAGCCTTCAACCCATGAGAAATGCTTTCAAGGGGACTTTCATTGCTGCTGGTGGGTACAATAGAGAAGAAGGGAACAGAGCTATTGCTGGTGATTATGCCGATCTGATCGCATTTGGCCGATTGTTTTTGGCTAATCCAGATCTGCCAAGGAGATTTGAACTTGGTGCACCACTTAATAAGTACGACAGAGTTACTTTCTATGTACCGGAACCGGTTCTTGGGTACACAGACTACCCATTTCTTGAATCTACTACCACTTAG